In Humulus lupulus chromosome 6, drHumLupu1.1, whole genome shotgun sequence, a single genomic region encodes these proteins:
- the LOC133784782 gene encoding receptor-like protein EIX2 — protein MRIMRMIVLVVWLLFLLTTAAHVRCDDGDQQGSQCIEKEKEALLSFKRVADPGNLLSRATNSSNQNCCNWEEITCDNQTNHVVAIEYYGYYGARLGGEIGCSLAELHYLNHLSLIGNYFTRIPKCIGSFKHLTYLYLSVNPSSGTIPPELGNLTKLRYLHLSFNDSIHVDSIEWLSRLTSLKNFALYDANFTKAGLQSFRVPPFLSVLYLSNCLLPKVDLSSLSPSNYSSNFLEILTLSYNSIHPTAITWFLNSSNNLFGLTISYNIIDGLFPDSIRGKKSLSEVNLRGNTAELENGVLKSLGNLSSMFSLDLSGNNLSGTFLHNVLQNLAGSAKNSLETLYLYDNQLSGSILEDAENTFPSLTWLDLANNRLEGTFPSHLSRFPSLEILSLLGNQLTGPLPDLSSMPNLTYFHASNNRFNGTSTESIIGGLSHLEFLDVSSNSLVGVISEVNLINYPKLASLSFSYNSALRLKFNSNWVPPFQLQNIDLASCKLGPQFPSWLQTHSQLSRLDISDNDISSVVPNWFSNISSGLSYLNMSFNHLYSTLPHFPLIYFGIEVDLSFNQFHGSIPSSLSSASYLYLSHNNFTSCSFFLCEAKDVVTGILDMSNNQLFGSLPDCWGNFKSNLYFLKLDYNDFSREIPSSIGSLTNIQSLQLGNNNFSGALPSTLENCTSLRALDFGWNSLEGTIPSWIGERFASLVFLNLKSNKFVGNIPLSLCHLSHIQILDLSSNGLSGVIPSCLANFTSMVHSNYTSTEILIERTISVAVSATMEVGLWLSSQIIWKGLEYEYKSILGLLRLIDLSSNKLTGEIPAELTRLVELAQLNLSRNELSGDIPEKIGNLGKLESLDLSHNKLSGKIPKSLAELSLLNHLDLSNNQLSGKIPTSTQLQSFNASAYTMNHGLFGPPLTDWHESGTSPNGFLASTHDQEDETWFNLSWFYKGIGVGFTIGFCGVCINFVIINYYWRNSYFMFMHSVRNILSKGLLRRKLAWIDRSLS, from the coding sequence ATGAGGATTATGAGAATGATAGTATTAGTAGTGTGGCTTCTTTTCTTGCTTACCACCGCTGCTCATGTACGGTGTGATGATGGTGATCAACAAGGCAGTCAGTGCATAGAGAAGGAGAAAGAGGCTCTCCTCAGCTTTAAGAGAGTTGCTGATCCAGGTAACCTTCTTTCTAGGGCAACTAATAGTTCCAACCAAAACTGTTGTAACTGGGAAGAAATCACTTGTGATAACCAAACCAATCATGTCGTTGCTATTGAATATTATGGTTATTATGGAGCACGACTTGGTGGTGAGATTGGTTGCTCCTTGGCTGAGCTGCACTACTTGAATCACTTGAGTTTGATTGGGAATTACTTTACTCGAATTCCCAAGTGTATTGGTTCTTTCAAACATCTCACATATCTCTACCTTTCAGTTAATCCAAGCAGTGGAACAATTCCCCCTGAGCTTGGAAATCTTACCAAATTGCGGTATCTTCATCTTTCTTTTAATGATAGTATACATGTTGATAGTATTGAGTGGCTCTCTCGTCTCACTTCTTTGAAGAACTTTGCATTGTATGATGCCAATTTTACTAAAGCAGGGCTTCAATCATTTAGAGTGCCACCTTTCTTATCAGTCTTGTACTTATCAAATTGTCTACTTCCCAAAGTAGATCTTTCATCTCTTTCCCCTTCCAATTATTcgtctaattttctagaaattctCACACTTTCTTATAATTCAATACATCCCACTGCAATTACTTGGTTTTTAAACTCAAGTAATAATCTTTTTGGACTTACCATATCATATAACATCATAGATGGTTTATTTCCAGATTCCATTAGAGGAAAAAAATCTTTATCAGAAGTTAATTTGCGTGGAAACACAGCTGAACTTGAAAATGGAGTACTAAAGTCCTTGGGGAATCTTTCCAGCATGTTCTCCTTAGATTTATCTGGAAACAACCTTAGTGGTACCTTCTTACATAATGTTTTACAAAATCTAGCAGGTTCTGCCAAGAATTCATTAGAGACTTTATATTTATATGACAACCAACTTAGTGGGTCAATTCTTGAGGATGCTGAAAACACATTCCCATCTCTGACATGGCTAGATCTTGCTAATAATCGGTTGGAAGGTACTTTTCCTAGCCACTTGAGTCGATTTCCAAGTCTTGAAATATTGTCTTTGCTTGGCAACCAACTCACAGGACCATTACCTGATCTTTCATCAATGCCAAACTTGACATATTTTCACGCAAGTAACAATAGATTTAATGGTACTTCAACTGAGAGTATTATTGGTGGACTATCTCATCTTGAGTTTTTAGATGTCTCTTCAAACTCTCTTGTTGGGGTCATCTccgaagtgaacctaattaattATCCCAAATTGGCGAGTCTATCTTTTTCCTATAACTCAGCTTTGAGATTGAAATTCAATTCCAATTGGGTTCCCCCATTTCAGTTGCAAAACATAGACCTCGCATCTTGCAAGTTAGGTCCACAATTTCCTAGTTGGCTACAAACTCATTCACAACTCTCTCGTCTTGACATTTCAGATAATGATATTTCTAGTGTTGTTCCCAATTGGTTCAGTAATATATCATCCGGGTTGTCGtacttaaatatgtctttcaatcATCTTTATAGTACCTTGCCACATTTTCCATTGATATATTTTGGTATAGAAGTTGATTTGAGTTTCAATCAATTCCATGGTTCTATTCCATCTTCTCTCTCCAGTGCATCCTATTTATATCTCTCCCATAATAATTTCACTAGTTGCAGCTTCTTTCTATGTGAAGCAAAAGATGTGGTAACAGGAATTCTTGACATGTCCAATAATCAATTATTCGGAAGCCTTCCTGATTGTTGGGGGAATTTTAAAAGTAATCTATATTTTCTGAAGTTAGATTACAATGACTTCTCAAGAGAGATCCCAAGTTCCATTGGAAGTTTGACAAATATTCAATCTCTACAATTGGGGAACAATAACTTTTCAGGAGCTTTGCCTTCTACATTGGAGAATTGTACTAGTCTGCGAGCTTTGGATTTTGGATGGAATAGTTTGGAAGGAACAATACCGTCATGGATTGGTGAAAGATTTGCATCATTAGTTTTTCTTAATCTGAAATCAAATAAATTTGTTGGAAACATACCATTGAGTCTCTGCCATCTTTCTCATATCCAAATATTGGATCTCTCCTCAAATGGTTTAAGTGGTGTTATTCCTTCATGCCTTGCGAATTTCACATCAATGGTCCACTCAAATTATACAAGTACAGAGATTTTGATAGAGCGAACTATATCCGTCGCAGTCTCTGCAACTATGGAGGTTGGGTTATGGCTTTCATCACAAATTATTTGGAAAGGATTAGAATATGAATATAAAAGTATTCTTGGTTTGTTAAGACTTATTGATCTATCGAGTAATAAATTGACTGGAGAGATTCCAGCTGAACTGACGCGTCTTGTGGAGTTGGCTCAGTTAAACCTATCACGAAACGAGCTGAGTGGAGACATTCCTGAAAAGATTGGGAACTTGGGAAAGTTAGAATCTTTGGACTTGTCTCATAACAAGCTTTCTGGTAAAATTCCCAAAAGCTTGGCGGAATTATCTCTTCTGAATCATTTGGATTTGTCAAACAACCAATTGTCAGGAAAAATCCCTACAAGCACTCAATTGCAAAGTTTCAATGCTTCTGCATATACCATGAACCATGGACTCTTTGGGCCTCCTCTAACCGATTGGCATGAAAGCGgaacttcaccaaatgggttttTGGCTTCAACTCATGATCAAGAAGATGAAACATGGTTTAACTTGTCATGGTTTTATAAAGGGATTGGAGTTGGATTCACTATTGGATTTTGTGGAGTTTGTATCAATTTTGTGATAATAAACTATTATTGGAGAAATTCTTACTTTATGTTCATGCATAGCGTAAGAAATATTCTATCAAAGGGGCTGTTGAGGAGAAAGCTAGCTTGGATTGACAG